A DNA window from Pseudomonas wuhanensis contains the following coding sequences:
- a CDS encoding LysR family transcriptional regulator, with translation MSEMDDLAAFAVLIEAGSFTLAAQQLGCSKGQLSKRISLLETRFCVVLLQRTTRRLSLTAAGAALLPQAQALVVQVERARQALARLKDDMAGPVRMTVPVSLGETFFDGALLEFSRQYPEVQIELELNNHYRDLSRDGFDLAIRSEVANDERLVARPLLAWHEMTCASPAYLERFGEPLTPQALAEHRCLLNSHYSGREEWLYHQQHELTRVRVSGPFASNHYNLLKKAALTGAGIARLPSYLLQEELADGRLRWLLRNYQTRSMPMYLVHPYQGGLPKRTQVLADYLMGWFKRSGEALDRL, from the coding sequence ATGAGCGAAATGGACGATCTGGCGGCGTTCGCGGTGTTGATCGAGGCGGGCAGTTTCACCCTCGCCGCGCAGCAACTGGGGTGCAGTAAAGGGCAACTCTCCAAGCGCATCAGCCTGCTGGAAACGCGGTTTTGCGTGGTGTTGCTGCAACGCACCACGCGCCGCTTGAGCCTGACGGCGGCGGGTGCGGCGTTGTTGCCGCAAGCCCAGGCGCTGGTGGTACAAGTGGAGCGTGCGCGTCAGGCGTTGGCACGACTGAAAGACGACATGGCCGGCCCGGTGCGGATGACAGTGCCGGTTTCATTGGGGGAAACGTTCTTTGACGGCGCGCTGCTGGAATTTTCCCGGCAATACCCCGAGGTGCAGATCGAACTGGAGCTCAACAACCACTACCGCGACTTGTCCCGGGACGGTTTCGACCTGGCGATCCGCTCGGAAGTGGCCAACGACGAACGCCTGGTCGCCCGACCGCTACTGGCCTGGCACGAAATGACCTGCGCCAGCCCTGCGTACCTTGAGCGATTCGGTGAACCACTGACGCCTCAGGCCTTGGCCGAGCACCGCTGCCTGCTCAACAGTCACTACAGCGGCCGCGAAGAATGGCTTTATCACCAACAGCACGAGTTAACGCGGGTGCGCGTGTCGGGGCCGTTCGCCAGCAACCATTACAACCTGCTGAAAAAGGCTGCATTGACCGGTGCCGGCATTGCGCGTTTGCCGTCCTATCTGCTGCAAGAGGAATTGGCTGACGGGCGTTTGCGCTGGCTCCTGCGCAATTATCAGACCCGCAGCATGCCGATGTACCTGGTGCACCCGTATCAGGGTGGTTTGCCGAAGCGTACCCAAGTGCTGGCGGATTATTTGATGGGTTGGTTCAAGCGTAGTGGCGAGGCGCTGGATCGGCTTTAG
- a CDS encoding COG3650 family protein, translating to MRAARSLILVALLPLFAACQFLDAPRESASHVGQTRMQGQLTAADGKLLFQPCNEQRSYVVNDTGGTSVLQEAATLADDQGKLFADVRGRIVASGAESRLDLAQLYRVERSGTACDDPNFKQLILRAAGHGPEWNVKVSGKGMVIDRAGQPPLALPYVEEQLGDGRFNLSSEANNQRIELWVAPQRCVDSSTGSVQHMSAELRIDGQVQRGCGYFGGSRND from the coding sequence ATGCGTGCTGCCCGTTCCTTAATACTCGTTGCCCTGCTTCCGCTGTTCGCCGCCTGCCAGTTTCTTGATGCCCCGCGCGAAAGTGCTTCCCATGTGGGCCAGACCCGCATGCAGGGCCAGTTGACGGCGGCCGACGGCAAGTTGCTGTTCCAGCCGTGCAATGAGCAGCGCAGTTATGTGGTCAACGACACCGGCGGCACCAGCGTCCTGCAAGAGGCCGCGACCCTGGCCGATGATCAGGGCAAGTTGTTTGCTGACGTGCGAGGCCGGATCGTTGCCAGTGGTGCCGAGAGTCGGCTCGATCTGGCGCAGCTGTACCGCGTCGAGCGCTCGGGCACGGCGTGTGACGATCCCAATTTCAAACAGCTGATCCTGCGCGCCGCCGGCCATGGCCCTGAATGGAACGTCAAAGTCAGTGGCAAAGGCATGGTCATCGACCGCGCCGGCCAGCCGCCCTTGGCCCTGCCGTACGTTGAAGAGCAACTGGGCGATGGCCGCTTCAACCTCAGCAGCGAAGCCAATAATCAACGCATCGAACTCTGGGTCGCCCCGCAACGTTGCGTCGATAGCAGCACCGGCAGCGTGCAGCACATGAGCGCCGAGCTGCGCATCGACGGCCAGGTGCAACGCGGCTGTGGGTATTTCGGCGGATCGCGTAACGACTGA
- a CDS encoding HvfC/BufC N-terminal domain-containing protein, whose protein sequence is MSTQAAFAAALLDPQQSCPEGLFSANGSDPASRFAVYRNNVQSSLINALADSYPVVSQLVGDEFFRAMAGLYVQSYPPQGPLINDYGKDFAGFIDRFEPAASVPYLGDMARLERLRVQAYHAADAQPLRHEQIAAALSDPQALSALTVGFHPSLNLLTSAFAVVAIWAAHQQDATLAGIDLGHGQNALVLRNGLEVEVFAIDHGASTFIQNLRNGQSLAQALETAPAFDLSQTLALLISHNAITRLHHKVSP, encoded by the coding sequence ATGAGCACTCAAGCCGCGTTTGCCGCCGCCCTGCTCGATCCGCAACAGTCCTGCCCCGAGGGTTTGTTCAGCGCCAATGGTTCCGATCCCGCCAGCCGTTTCGCGGTGTATCGCAACAATGTGCAGAGTTCGCTGATCAACGCCCTGGCCGACAGTTACCCGGTGGTTTCGCAGTTGGTGGGCGACGAGTTCTTTCGGGCAATGGCGGGGCTGTATGTACAGAGTTACCCGCCTCAAGGCCCACTCATCAACGATTACGGCAAGGACTTCGCCGGGTTCATCGACCGCTTTGAACCGGCAGCCAGCGTGCCGTATCTGGGAGATATGGCGCGGCTGGAGCGCCTGCGCGTTCAGGCCTATCACGCCGCCGATGCGCAGCCCTTGCGCCATGAACAGATTGCCGCCGCGCTGTCGGACCCGCAGGCGCTGAGCGCGCTGACGGTCGGGTTTCATCCCTCTCTGAATCTGCTGACTTCAGCTTTTGCCGTGGTTGCGATCTGGGCCGCGCATCAACAGGACGCGACGCTGGCCGGGATCGACCTTGGCCACGGGCAAAACGCGCTGGTGTTGCGCAATGGTCTGGAGGTTGAGGTTTTCGCCATCGACCACGGCGCCAGCACCTTCATTCAGAACCTGCGAAATGGCCAATCCCTGGCCCAAGCGTTAGAGACAGCGCCCGCCTTCGACCTCAGCCAAACCCTGGCGCTGCTGATCAGCCACAACGCCATTACCCGTTTACACCACAAGGTATCGCCATGA
- a CDS encoding NAD(P)/FAD-dependent oxidoreductase, which translates to MLRITELKLPIDHPEEDLRPAIVQRLGIASDDLLDFTLFKRSYDARKKSSELCFIYTIDLNVRDEASVLHTFADDRNVNVAPDVSYKVVGQAPADLSQRPIVVGFGPCGIFAGLLLAQMGFKPIILERGTEVRQRTKDTWGLWRKSVLNPESNVQFGEGGAGTFSDGKLYSQIKDPKFIGRKVLHEFVKAGAPEEILYVSKPHIGTFRLTGVVENMREQIRAMGGEVRFQQRVTDVLIDDGQLVGVELNGGEQIHSKHVILALGHSARDTFRMLHGRGVYMEAKPFSVGFRIEHPQSLIDRARLGKYAGHPKLGAADYKLVHHASNGRSVYSFCMCPGGTVVAATSEPNRVVTNGMSQYSRNERNANSGIVVGITPEVDYPGGPLAGIELQERLESHAFVLGGSNYEAPAQLVGDFIAGKPSTELGSVEPSYKPGVALGDLALALPAFAIEAIREALPAFEKQIRGYSLHDAVLTGIETRTSSPLRITRNESMQSLNVKGLFPAGEGAGYAGGILSAGVDGIRIAEAVARDILGLEA; encoded by the coding sequence ATGTTACGAATCACCGAACTCAAGTTGCCGATCGACCATCCCGAAGAAGACCTTCGCCCTGCCATCGTGCAGCGCCTGGGCATCGCCAGTGATGACCTGCTCGATTTCACCTTGTTCAAGCGCAGCTACGATGCGCGCAAAAAGTCCTCCGAACTGTGCTTCATCTACACCATCGACCTCAACGTTCGCGATGAGGCGTCGGTGCTGCACACATTCGCCGATGACCGTAACGTCAACGTGGCGCCGGATGTCAGCTATAAAGTGGTCGGCCAGGCGCCGGCCGACCTGAGCCAGCGCCCGATCGTGGTCGGGTTCGGCCCGTGCGGGATCTTCGCCGGGCTGCTGCTGGCGCAAATGGGCTTCAAGCCGATCATCCTCGAACGTGGCACCGAAGTGCGTCAGCGCACCAAGGACACCTGGGGCCTGTGGCGCAAAAGCGTGCTTAACCCCGAGTCCAACGTTCAGTTCGGCGAAGGCGGCGCGGGTACGTTCTCCGACGGCAAGCTCTACAGCCAGATCAAGGACCCGAAATTCATCGGTCGCAAAGTCTTGCACGAGTTCGTCAAGGCCGGCGCGCCGGAAGAAATCCTCTACGTCAGCAAACCGCACATCGGTACGTTCCGTCTGACCGGTGTAGTCGAAAACATGCGCGAGCAGATTCGCGCCATGGGCGGCGAAGTGCGCTTCCAGCAGCGCGTCACCGATGTGTTGATCGACGATGGCCAACTGGTTGGCGTCGAGCTCAATGGCGGCGAGCAGATCCATTCGAAACACGTGATTCTGGCCCTCGGCCACAGCGCCCGGGACACCTTCCGCATGCTCCACGGTCGTGGCGTGTACATGGAAGCCAAGCCGTTCTCGGTGGGTTTCCGCATTGAGCACCCACAATCGCTGATCGACCGCGCGCGCCTGGGCAAATACGCCGGACACCCGAAACTCGGTGCTGCCGACTACAAACTGGTGCACCACGCCAGTAACGGTCGTTCGGTCTACAGCTTCTGCATGTGCCCGGGCGGCACCGTGGTGGCGGCGACCTCCGAGCCGAATCGCGTGGTCACCAACGGCATGAGTCAGTACTCGCGTAACGAGCGCAACGCCAACTCCGGGATCGTCGTCGGCATCACCCCGGAAGTCGATTACCCGGGCGGCCCGCTGGCCGGCATCGAGTTGCAGGAACGCCTGGAATCCCACGCCTTTGTGCTGGGCGGCAGCAATTACGAAGCGCCAGCGCAATTGGTCGGTGACTTCATTGCAGGCAAGCCATCCACTGAATTGGGCAGCGTCGAACCGTCCTACAAGCCGGGCGTTGCCTTGGGTGATTTGGCCCTGGCCTTGCCGGCGTTTGCCATCGAAGCCATTCGCGAAGCCCTGCCGGCGTTCGAGAAGCAGATTCGTGGCTACTCGCTGCACGACGCCGTATTGACTGGGATCGAGACGCGCACGTCATCGCCGCTGCGGATTACCCGTAACGAGTCGATGCAGAGCCTGAACGTGAAGGGCTTGTTCCCGGCCGGTGAAGGCGCGGGTTATGCGGGCGGGATTCTGTCGGCGGGTGTCGATGGTATTCGGATTGCCGAAGCGGTGGCCCGTGACATTCTTGGCCTCGAGGCCTGA
- a CDS encoding short chain dehydrogenase yields MKILLIGASGTVGSAIDHELSQRHKIIRIGRKSGDFQVDISDSASIRKLFAQTGNFDALICAAGSVNFVPLATMTAQDFELGLRDKLMGQVNLLLIGREFANDGASFTFTTGILSHDPIRTGSSASLVNGALDSFVRAAAIELPRGLRINSVSPNVLVEAMGSYAPYFRGFKPVPAAEVALAYAKSVEGLQTGQTYRVG; encoded by the coding sequence ATGAAAATTCTTTTGATTGGCGCCTCTGGCACCGTCGGTTCAGCCATTGACCATGAACTGTCCCAACGCCACAAAATCATTCGTATCGGCCGCAAGAGCGGTGATTTCCAGGTCGACATCAGTGACAGCGCCTCAATCCGCAAACTGTTCGCACAGACCGGCAATTTCGATGCGCTGATCTGCGCCGCCGGCAGCGTCAACTTCGTGCCGCTGGCCACCATGACCGCCCAAGACTTCGAGCTCGGCTTGCGGGACAAGCTGATGGGTCAGGTCAACCTGTTGCTGATCGGTCGGGAATTCGCCAATGACGGTGCGTCATTCACCTTCACCACCGGCATCCTCAGCCACGATCCGATTCGTACCGGCAGCTCGGCCTCCCTGGTCAACGGCGCCCTGGACAGTTTCGTCCGCGCCGCGGCGATCGAACTGCCGCGCGGTTTGCGCATCAACTCGGTCAGCCCGAACGTGCTGGTCGAAGCCATGGGTAGCTACGCCCCCTACTTCCGTGGTTTCAAACCGGTTCCCGCCGCCGAAGTGGCGTTGGCCTACGCCAAAAGCGTGGAAGGCTTACAGACCGGCCAGACCTACCGCGTCGGCTAA
- the bufB gene encoding MNIO family bufferin maturase, with protein MNPSSSGLPPRSGLGLKTEHFREVLGAQPDIGFFEVHAENYMVAGGPFHHFLGLIREQYPLSLHGVGLSIGAEGPLDSQHLQRLAELIERYQPQSFSEHLAWSSHGPVFLNDLLPLAYDAPTLNRVCEHIDQVQNALKRPMLLENPATYLAFQRSTIDEADFISEVIHRTGCGLLLDVNNVYVSCINHQRNPLAYIDALPLHAAGEIHLAGFAEDTDSLGDRLLIDDHGAPIDNAVWALYTQVLERVGPIATLIERDNQLPAFSVLHAEARQADELLHCAGGRS; from the coding sequence ATGAACCCTTCATCTTCCGGGCTCCCGCCCCGCTCCGGGCTGGGGCTCAAGACCGAGCACTTTCGTGAAGTGCTCGGTGCACAACCGGACATCGGTTTCTTCGAAGTCCACGCCGAAAACTACATGGTGGCCGGCGGCCCGTTTCATCATTTTCTGGGGTTGATCCGCGAGCAGTATCCGCTGTCGCTGCACGGCGTTGGCCTGTCCATTGGCGCCGAAGGTCCGCTGGATAGTCAGCACCTGCAAAGGCTTGCCGAGCTGATCGAGCGCTATCAACCCCAGTCCTTTTCCGAACACCTGGCCTGGTCCAGCCATGGCCCGGTGTTCCTCAATGACCTGCTGCCCCTGGCCTATGATGCGCCGACGCTGAACCGTGTCTGCGAGCACATCGATCAGGTGCAGAACGCCCTCAAACGCCCAATGCTGCTCGAGAACCCGGCGACGTATCTGGCGTTCCAGCGCTCGACAATCGATGAAGCCGACTTCATCAGCGAGGTCATTCATCGCACTGGCTGCGGCCTGCTGCTGGACGTCAACAACGTCTACGTTTCCTGCATCAATCACCAAAGAAATCCGCTGGCCTACATCGACGCGCTGCCGCTGCATGCGGCGGGAGAGATTCATCTGGCCGGGTTTGCCGAAGACACCGACAGCCTCGGCGACCGTTTGCTGATCGACGATCACGGTGCGCCCATCGATAACGCGGTGTGGGCGCTTTACACGCAAGTGCTGGAGCGAGTCGGCCCGATCGCCACGCTGATCGAGCGCGACAACCAGTTGCCGGCCTTCAGCGTGCTGCATGCCGAAGCCCGTCAGGCTGATGAGTTACTGCATTGCGCGGGGGGCCGATCATGA
- a CDS encoding DoxX family protein, which yields MNTHQNPIVRAIKRLEKIPHSLIAFIARFSIAAVFWKSGQTKVEGLAIDLIDGTFQLGVPRLADSTIPLFQSEYHLPLLSPELAAHLAAFAEHFFPMLILIGFATRFSALALLGMTLTIQLFVYPDAYPTHGTWAAVLLYLMATGPGKLSIDHLIARRYAR from the coding sequence ATGAACACCCATCAGAACCCCATCGTCCGCGCCATCAAGCGGCTGGAAAAAATCCCCCATAGCCTGATCGCCTTTATCGCGCGTTTTTCCATTGCCGCGGTGTTCTGGAAGTCCGGGCAAACCAAGGTGGAAGGCCTGGCCATCGACTTGATCGACGGCACGTTTCAACTCGGCGTACCAAGGCTGGCGGACTCGACCATCCCGTTGTTCCAGAGCGAATATCACCTGCCATTGCTCTCTCCGGAACTGGCGGCGCACCTGGCAGCCTTTGCCGAGCATTTCTTTCCGATGCTGATCCTGATTGGCTTCGCTACACGTTTTTCGGCGCTGGCACTGCTGGGTATGACGCTGACTATTCAGTTGTTCGTGTACCCCGATGCCTATCCGACTCACGGCACTTGGGCTGCGGTGTTGCTCTACTTGATGGCGACCGGGCCGGGCAAGCTGTCGATTGATCATCTGATTGCCCGGCGTTACGCCCGCTGA